In Streptomyces sp. RFCAC02, the following proteins share a genomic window:
- a CDS encoding glycine--tRNA ligase, translating into MAADKIETIVSLSKRRGFVYPCSEIYGGQRAAWDYGPLGVELKENIKRQWWRAMVTSRDDVVGIDSSVILATEVWEASGHVATFTDPLTECTSCHKRFRADHLEEAYEEKHGHLPPGGLSELNCPNCGNKGVFTEPKQFSGLLATHLGPTQDSGSIAYLRPETAQGIFTNFASVRQTSRRKPPFGIAQMGKSFRNEITPGNFIFRTREFEQMEMEFFVKPGEDEEWQTYWMEQRWNWYRDLGLSEDNMRWYEHPKEKLSHYSKRTADIEYRFNFAGSEFGELEGVANRTDYDLSAHAKASGQDLTYFDQEAGERWTPYVIEPAAGVGRAMLAFMLDAYREDEAPNAKGKMEKRVVMALDPRLAPVKVAVLPLSRNPQLSPKAKDLATALRKHWNIEFDDAGAIGRRYRRQDEIGTPFCVTVDFDTLEDNAVTVRERDTMKQERVSLDQVESYLAGRLIGC; encoded by the coding sequence GTGGCCGCCGACAAGATCGAGACCATCGTCAGCCTCAGCAAGCGCCGTGGCTTCGTCTATCCCTGCAGCGAGATCTACGGCGGGCAGCGCGCCGCCTGGGACTACGGACCGCTCGGCGTGGAGCTGAAGGAGAACATCAAGCGCCAGTGGTGGCGCGCGATGGTCACCTCCCGGGACGACGTGGTCGGCATCGACTCCTCGGTCATCCTGGCCACCGAGGTGTGGGAGGCGTCCGGCCACGTCGCGACGTTCACCGACCCGCTGACCGAGTGCACCTCCTGCCACAAGCGGTTCCGCGCCGACCACCTGGAGGAGGCGTACGAGGAGAAGCACGGCCACCTCCCGCCCGGCGGCCTGAGCGAGCTGAACTGCCCCAACTGCGGCAACAAGGGCGTCTTCACCGAGCCCAAGCAGTTCTCCGGCCTGCTCGCCACCCACCTCGGCCCGACGCAGGACTCCGGCTCCATCGCCTACCTGCGCCCGGAGACGGCGCAGGGCATCTTCACGAACTTCGCCTCCGTCCGGCAGACCTCGCGCCGCAAGCCGCCGTTCGGCATCGCCCAGATGGGCAAGTCCTTCCGCAACGAGATCACGCCCGGCAACTTCATCTTCCGCACCCGCGAGTTCGAGCAGATGGAGATGGAGTTCTTCGTCAAGCCCGGCGAGGACGAGGAGTGGCAGACCTACTGGATGGAGCAGCGCTGGAACTGGTACCGCGACCTCGGCCTCTCCGAGGACAACATGCGCTGGTACGAGCACCCGAAGGAGAAGCTGTCCCACTACTCGAAGCGCACCGCCGACATCGAGTACCGCTTCAACTTCGCCGGCTCCGAGTTCGGTGAGCTGGAGGGCGTCGCCAACCGCACGGACTACGACCTCTCCGCCCACGCCAAGGCGTCCGGCCAGGACCTCACCTACTTCGACCAGGAGGCCGGCGAGCGCTGGACCCCGTACGTCATCGAGCCGGCGGCCGGTGTCGGGCGGGCGATGCTCGCGTTCATGCTGGACGCCTACCGCGAGGACGAGGCGCCCAACGCCAAGGGCAAGATGGAGAAGCGCGTCGTCATGGCGCTCGACCCGCGGCTCGCGCCGGTGAAGGTCGCCGTCCTCCCGCTGTCGCGCAACCCGCAGCTCTCCCCGAAGGCGAAGGACCTCGCCACGGCGCTCCGCAAGCACTGGAACATCGAGTTCGACGACGCGGGCGCCATCGGCCGCCGCTACCGCAGGCAGGACGAGATCGGGACGCCCTTCTGCGTCACCGTCGACTTCGATACGCTGGAGGACAATGCGGTCACCGTCCGCGAGCGGGACACGATGAAGCAGGAGCGTGTCTCCCTCGACCAGGTCGAGTCCTACCTCGCCGGCCGCCTCATCGGCTGCTGA
- a CDS encoding metal ABC transporter substrate-binding protein, producing MIARHRIHAHSRSRSRSRIGGSALTAGAAALGLLALTACGSDDEGGGSADGKLDVVASFYPLQFLAERIGGDQVDVTSLTEPGVEPHDLELSPRQTASLTEADLVVYLEGLQPTVDDAVEQSGAEHVAEATSFTTLETHGDDVEGDEHAEDEHAEEESGDGHDHGTEGKDPHIWLDPLRYAEVAQGVGDALADADPDHADTYAANTEQLVSELNELDEEFTTGLADLPSNTFITTHAAFGYLAERYGLHQEAISGLDPESEPSAARMRELQEIAEEDGVTTVFFETLVSDDTARTLAGDLGLETAVLDPLEGITDDSAGSDYFEVMRANLDALRAALA from the coding sequence ATGATCGCTCGACACCGCATACATGCCCATTCCCGTTCACGCTCCCGCTCACGGATAGGCGGCTCCGCCCTCACCGCCGGGGCGGCCGCGCTGGGCCTGCTGGCCCTGACCGCCTGCGGCAGCGACGACGAGGGCGGAGGCAGCGCGGACGGGAAGCTGGACGTGGTCGCCTCGTTCTACCCGCTGCAGTTCCTGGCCGAGCGGATCGGCGGCGACCAGGTGGACGTCACCTCGCTCACCGAGCCCGGCGTCGAGCCCCATGATCTGGAACTGTCGCCCCGGCAGACGGCCTCGCTGACCGAGGCCGACCTCGTGGTGTACCTGGAGGGCCTCCAGCCCACCGTGGACGACGCGGTCGAGCAGTCGGGCGCCGAGCACGTGGCGGAGGCCACGTCGTTCACCACGCTGGAGACGCACGGCGACGACGTCGAGGGCGACGAGCACGCCGAGGACGAGCACGCCGAGGAGGAGTCGGGCGACGGCCACGACCACGGCACCGAGGGCAAGGACCCGCACATCTGGCTCGATCCCCTGCGGTACGCCGAGGTCGCCCAGGGCGTCGGCGACGCCCTCGCGGACGCCGACCCCGACCACGCCGACACCTACGCGGCCAACACCGAGCAGCTCGTCTCGGAGCTGAACGAGCTGGACGAGGAGTTCACGACCGGGCTGGCCGATCTCCCGTCCAACACGTTCATCACGACGCACGCCGCGTTCGGCTACCTCGCCGAGCGCTACGGGCTGCACCAGGAGGCCATCAGCGGCCTCGACCCCGAGTCCGAGCCCAGCGCGGCCCGCATGCGCGAGCTCCAGGAGATCGCGGAGGAGGACGGCGTCACCACCGTCTTCTTCGAGACACTGGTGAGCGACGACACGGCGCGTACCCTCGCGGGGGACCTCGGTCTGGAGACGGCGGTGCTCGACCCGCTCGAGGGCATCACCGACGACTCGGCCGGCTCGGACTACTTCGAGGTGATGCGCGCCAACCTGGACGCCCTCCGGGCGGCCCTGGCCTGA
- a CDS encoding metal ABC transporter ATP-binding protein: MEPVISLTGVTAELGGRPVLRGIDLTVGRGEVVALLGANGSGKSTAVRATVGQVPVTDGDLTLFGTPVRRFREWRRVGYVPQRSTAAGGVPATVREVVTSGRLARHRLRPLGRADRAAVDRALDLVGLADRARDPVGALSGGQHQRVLIARALSVEPELLIMDEPLAGVDLASQRVLADTVRTLAAAGTSVLLVLHELGPLEPLIDRAVVLAHGRVERTVDHPAQLPESHPCHPEDELPPSAEPSLQTGML; encoded by the coding sequence ATGGAGCCCGTCATATCGCTGACCGGGGTGACCGCCGAGCTGGGCGGCCGACCGGTGCTGCGCGGCATCGACCTGACCGTGGGCCGGGGCGAGGTGGTGGCCCTGCTCGGCGCCAACGGCTCGGGGAAGTCCACGGCCGTGCGCGCGACCGTGGGCCAGGTCCCGGTCACCGACGGCGACCTCACGCTCTTCGGGACGCCGGTGCGGCGGTTCCGCGAGTGGCGGCGCGTCGGGTACGTGCCGCAGCGCTCCACGGCGGCCGGCGGCGTACCGGCGACCGTGCGCGAGGTCGTCACCTCCGGGCGGCTGGCGCGGCACCGGCTGCGGCCGCTCGGCAGGGCCGACCGTGCGGCGGTGGACCGCGCGCTGGACCTGGTGGGTCTCGCCGACCGGGCGCGTGACCCGGTGGGGGCGCTGTCGGGCGGCCAGCACCAGCGGGTGCTGATCGCGCGGGCGCTGTCCGTCGAGCCTGAGCTGCTGATCATGGACGAGCCGCTGGCCGGCGTCGACCTGGCGAGCCAGCGGGTCCTGGCGGACACGGTGCGGACGCTGGCGGCGGCGGGGACGTCCGTCCTGCTGGTGCTGCACGAGCTGGGGCCGCTCGAACCGCTCATCGACCGGGCCGTGGTCCTCGCGCACGGGCGCGTGGAGCGGACGGTGGACCACCCGGCGCAGTTACCGGAGAGCCACCCCTGCCACCCCGAGGACGAGCTGCCGCCGTCCGCCGAGCCGTCTCTCCAGACCGGGATGCTGTGA
- a CDS encoding metal ABC transporter permease has product MFELLDYAFMQRALLAALLIGIAAPAVGIYLVQRQQALMGDGIGHVALTGVALGFLLNADPVWVAVLVSALGAIVMELLRSSGRARGDVALAMLFYGGMAGGVMIINLAPGGSTANLTSYLWGSVTTVSPSDIVAICWLSVFVLVVALGLRRQLFAVCQDEEFARVTGLPVRALNLLLAVTAAATVTVAMRVVGLLLVSALMVIPVVAAQQATRGFAMTLVLAMVFGVLVSVSGTVTSYYVDVPPGGTIVLLALGLFIVVTLASLPLARRRARRRDAEEALGGARVPATRP; this is encoded by the coding sequence ATGTTCGAACTGCTGGATTACGCCTTCATGCAGCGGGCGCTGCTGGCCGCGCTGCTCATCGGCATCGCGGCGCCCGCCGTCGGGATCTACCTCGTGCAGCGGCAGCAGGCGCTGATGGGCGACGGGATCGGGCACGTGGCGCTCACGGGCGTCGCGCTCGGCTTCCTCCTGAACGCCGACCCGGTGTGGGTGGCGGTGCTGGTGTCGGCGCTCGGCGCGATCGTGATGGAGCTGCTGCGGTCGTCCGGGCGGGCGCGGGGCGATGTGGCGCTGGCGATGCTGTTCTACGGCGGCATGGCGGGCGGTGTGATGATCATCAACCTGGCGCCCGGGGGGTCGACGGCGAACCTGACGTCGTACCTGTGGGGGTCGGTGACGACGGTCTCGCCGTCCGACATCGTGGCCATCTGCTGGCTCTCGGTGTTCGTGCTGGTCGTGGCACTGGGCCTGCGGCGGCAGCTGTTCGCCGTCTGCCAGGACGAGGAGTTCGCGCGGGTGACGGGCCTGCCGGTGCGCGCGCTGAACCTGCTGCTCGCCGTGACGGCGGCGGCGACCGTCACCGTGGCGATGCGGGTGGTCGGGCTGCTGCTGGTCAGCGCGCTGATGGTGATCCCGGTGGTGGCGGCGCAGCAGGCGACGCGCGGGTTCGCGATGACGCTGGTGCTGGCCATGGTGTTCGGCGTGCTGGTGTCGGTGTCCGGAACGGTCACCTCGTACTACGTGGACGTGCCGCCCGGCGGGACGATCGTGCTGCTGGCGCTGGGGCTGTTCATCGTGGTGACGCTGGCGTCCCTGCCACTGGCACGGCGGCGCGCGCGGCGGCGTGACGCGGAGGAGGCGCTCGGGGGCGCGCGAGTGCCCGCGACGCGCCCGTAG
- a CDS encoding Fur family transcriptional regulator: METAGPPVRGRSTRQRAAVAAALAEVDEFRSAQELHDMLKHRGDSVGLTTVYRTLQSLADAGEVDVLRTVEGEAVYRRCSTDDHHHHLVCRACGRAVEVEGPAVEKWADSIAREHGFVDVGHTVEIFGTCGDCAASADS; the protein is encoded by the coding sequence GTGGAGACGGCAGGACCGCCGGTGCGCGGCCGTTCGACGCGTCAGCGCGCGGCGGTCGCGGCGGCGCTGGCGGAGGTCGACGAGTTCCGCAGCGCCCAGGAGCTGCACGACATGCTGAAGCACCGGGGCGACTCGGTCGGGCTGACGACGGTGTACCGCACCCTCCAGTCCCTCGCCGACGCGGGCGAGGTCGACGTGCTGCGGACCGTCGAGGGCGAGGCGGTGTACCGCCGGTGCAGCACCGACGACCACCATCACCACCTGGTGTGCCGTGCCTGCGGCAGGGCCGTGGAGGTGGAGGGGCCGGCCGTGGAGAAGTGGGCCGACTCCATCGCGCGCGAGCACGGCTTCGTGGACGTGGGTCACACGGTGGAGATCTTCGGGACCTGCGGGGACTGCGCGGCATCCGCCGACTCCTGA
- a CDS encoding SAM-dependent methyltransferase encodes MQDLGLDRAHTARIYDFLLGGKTNYAPDREAAAQALRVNPRIGTVAHANRAFMHRVTRVLAVEHGIRQWLDIGTGIPTSPNLHEVAQSVAPDARVVYADNDRIVLRHAEALLTSSPEGRTAYIHADASRPETILAAPELAETLDLTRPVALSLNALLHFLAVEPREVVGPLLDALPSGSALALTHVTGDLDPEMWDGIARVYRDAGNPVHLRGREQVAALFDGLELLDPGLVVAHRWRPQDIGVGSGGTDDEELTDADVSLWAGVAIKP; translated from the coding sequence ATGCAGGACCTGGGGCTCGACCGTGCCCACACGGCCCGGATCTACGACTTCCTGCTCGGCGGCAAGACGAACTACGCGCCCGACCGTGAGGCCGCCGCGCAGGCGCTGCGCGTCAATCCGCGCATCGGGACCGTCGCGCACGCCAACCGCGCGTTCATGCACCGGGTCACGCGGGTGCTGGCCGTCGAGCACGGCATCCGCCAGTGGCTGGACATCGGCACGGGCATCCCGACCTCGCCGAACCTGCACGAGGTCGCGCAGTCCGTCGCGCCGGACGCCCGCGTCGTCTACGCGGACAACGATCGCATCGTCCTGCGGCACGCCGAGGCGCTGCTGACCAGTTCCCCCGAGGGGCGTACGGCGTACATCCACGCCGACGCGTCGCGGCCGGAGACGATACTGGCCGCGCCCGAGCTGGCGGAGACACTCGACCTGACCCGGCCGGTCGCCCTCAGCCTGAACGCGCTCCTGCACTTCCTGGCGGTCGAGCCGCGCGAGGTCGTCGGGCCGCTGCTGGACGCGCTGCCGTCGGGGAGCGCCCTCGCCCTCACGCACGTGACCGGCGACCTGGACCCGGAGATGTGGGACGGGATCGCCCGCGTCTACCGCGACGCGGGGAACCCGGTGCATCTGCGCGGCCGTGAGCAGGTGGCGGCGCTGTTCGACGGCTTGGAGCTGCTGGACCCCGGCCTCGTCGTGGCACACCGCTGGCGGCCGCAGGACATCGGCGTCGGCTCGGGGGGCACGGACGACGAGGAGCTGACGGACGCCGATGTCAGCCTGTGGGCGGGTGTGGCGATCAAGCCGTGA
- a CDS encoding class I SAM-dependent methyltransferase, with the protein MSGAGAQPPGPGNAYHGALGDAFARHSGTSPYNAYIDRPAVLELAGDVTGAHVLDVGCGAGYYAAELLARGARVTGVDGSAALLRHAAERVGGRAELRLHDLETPLHFAADASFDGAVCALVHAHVEARDRLLAEIRRVLRPGGWLVLSASHPTADWRHFGGSYFDGSWVDLPLPGSSEAIRYRRLTLETLMTEWLAAGFTVERLTEPRPLPALREIDAALHERLCAEPSFLAVRLRNPAGPG; encoded by the coding sequence GTGAGCGGGGCCGGTGCGCAGCCGCCCGGTCCCGGGAACGCGTACCACGGCGCGCTCGGTGACGCCTTCGCCCGGCACTCGGGCACCAGCCCGTACAACGCGTACATCGACCGCCCGGCAGTGCTCGAACTCGCCGGGGACGTCACCGGCGCCCACGTCCTGGACGTGGGCTGCGGGGCCGGGTACTACGCGGCGGAGCTGCTGGCCAGGGGCGCGCGCGTCACCGGGGTCGACGGCAGCGCCGCGCTGCTGCGGCACGCGGCGGAACGGGTCGGCGGCCGGGCCGAGCTGCGGCTGCACGACCTGGAGACGCCACTGCACTTCGCGGCGGACGCCTCGTTCGACGGGGCGGTGTGCGCGCTGGTCCACGCGCACGTCGAGGCGCGGGACCGGCTGCTCGCGGAGATCCGCCGGGTACTGCGGCCCGGCGGCTGGCTGGTGCTCTCGGCGTCCCATCCCACGGCCGACTGGCGGCACTTCGGCGGCTCGTACTTCGACGGGAGCTGGGTGGATCTCCCGCTCCCCGGCTCGTCGGAAGCCATCCGGTACCGGCGGCTGACGCTGGAGACCCTCATGACGGAGTGGCTCGCCGCCGGCTTCACGGTGGAGCGGCTGACCGAGCCGCGTCCGCTGCCGGCGCTGCGGGAGATCGACGCTGCGCTCCATGAGCGGCTGTGTGCGGAGCCGTCCTTCCTGGCCGTGCGGCTCCGCAATCCCGCCGGGCCTGGCTGA